One genomic segment of Hordeum vulgare subsp. vulgare chromosome 2H, MorexV3_pseudomolecules_assembly, whole genome shotgun sequence includes these proteins:
- the LOC123430171 gene encoding dCTP pyrophosphatase 1-like, whose protein sequence is MNAVELEETEKGGGAAAAAAAAVTLEELRKKMTDFARERDWEQYHSPRNLLLALVGEVGELSEIFQWKGEVPKGLPGWEERETEHLGEELADVLLYLVRLSDMCGVDLGKAALRKIELNARKYPAGPGCRPSKKGANCSDDAHDSHDYRGDVVTATRADETKQEHC, encoded by the exons ATGAATGCTGTTGAGTTGGAGGAGACGGAAAAGGGCGGCGgcgcagcggcggcagcggcggcggcggtgaccCTGGAGGAGCTGAGGAAGAAGATGACCGACTTCGCCAGGGAGAGGGACTGGGAGCAGTACCACAGCCCAAGGAACCTCCTGCTTGCTCTG GTGGGTGAGGTGGGGGAGCTCTCTGAGATATTCCAGTGGAAAGGGGAGGTGCCCAAGGGGCTGCCCGGGTGGGAAGAGAGGGAGACAGAGCACCTCGGCGAGGAGCTCGCCGACGTGCTCCTCTACCTCGTCCGCCTCTCGGACATGTGCGGCGTCGACCTGGGCAAGGCCGCTCTGCGCAAGATCGAGCTCAATGCTCGTAAGTACCCTGCCGGGCCAGGCTGCAGGCCATCCAAGAAGGGCGCCAATTGCTCTGACGACGCACATGACAGCCACGATTATCGTGGCGACGTCGTGACTGCCACCCGCGCCGACGAGACCAAGCAGGAACATTGCTAG